Proteins encoded within one genomic window of Episyrphus balteatus chromosome 1, idEpiBalt1.1, whole genome shotgun sequence:
- the LOC129915525 gene encoding tyrosine-protein kinase Drl — MTLLLRSGVSIGIILALLSAVNSHLNVYLNLHEMMRLIGVSAELYYVRDGHLNDYALNFAVPVPSNVKEISFTWQSLAGRPLPYSINIVTSEPAVLPRPTLNISRIGEIPLEPLTFSIGMKCSGIREAEVEVTIAVEIILDRATNNVTELVFRRKKICLAGNQDDDNDATASGGGGGSGGSGNDGMLYPTSSEDPLLKETLAPPPHNGLITLIIGGILALVLVATLILIAYCAKGPTKRQNHHGVHLIKTSSFQRLPTISSTAHNSIYVCPSTITPTYATLTRPFREYEQEPEEFNRRLSELTVQKCRVRLSSLLLEGAYGRVYKGTYNDCQDVLVKTVAQHASQMQVSLLLQEGLMLYGASHPGLLTVLGVSIEDYSTPFVLYPAANNTRNLKLFLQEPIYSRTITTIQTVLMSSELASAMGHLHTHGVIHKDIAARNCVIDDQLRVKLTDSSLTRDLFPGDYHCLGDSENRPVKWMSPEALAKKQYSEASDVWSFGVLMWEMCTFAKQPYAEVDPFEMEHYLKDGYRLAQPFNCPDELFTIMAYCWAQPTTERPSFVQLQLCLSDFHTQITRYV; from the exons GTGTCTCCGCCGAACTCTATTATGTCCGTGATGGCCATCTAAACGATTATGCGCTGAATTTTGCAGTTCCTGTCCCATCGAATGTCAAAGAAATATCCTTTACATGGCAAAGTTTGGCTGGCCGCCCATTGCCCTACAGCATCAACATAGTCACCTCCGAACCAGCAGTCCTGCCACGACCCACTCTTAACATATCGCGCATTGGCGAAATACCACTCGAACCTCTAACCTTTTCCATTGGCATGAAATGCTCGGGCATTCGCGAAGCCGAAGTCGAAGTCACTATTGCCGTTGAAATTATTTTGGACCGAGCAACGAACAATGTGACTGAATTGGTTTTCCGCCGGAAGAAAATCTGTTTGGCTGGCAATCAAGATGACGACAATGACGCAACTGCCAGTGGCGGCGGCGGTGGGAGTGGTGGTAGTGGCAATGATGGGATGCTCTACCCGACTTCTTCAGAGGATCCACTATTAAAGGAAACTCTAGCGCCACCACCTCACAACGGCCTGATTACGCTGATAATCGGTGGTATTTTGGCTCTTGTCCTAGTGGCCACTCTGATTTTGATCGCGTACTGCGCCAAAGGACCGACCAAGCGGCAGAATCATCATGGCGTGcatttgattaaaacctcgagcTTTCAGCGACTGCCAACGATTTCCTCGACAGCGCACAATTCGATTTATGTGTGTCCGTCGACGATAACGCCGACATATGCCACACTGACACGACCATTTCGGGAATACGAACAGGAACCGGAGGAGTTCAATAGGCGCCTCAGTGAGCTTACCGTACAAAAGTGTCGGGTGCGTTTGTCCAGCCTGCTGCTTGAGGGCGCCTACGGACGCGTCTACAAGGGAACCTACAACGATTGTCAGGATGTTTTGGTTAAGACGGTTGCCCAACATGCCAGTCAAATGCAAGTGTCACTGCTGCTTCAGGAGGGTCTGATGCTGTATGGAGCCTCACACCCTGGTCTGCTGACGGTGCTGGGTGTGTCCATTGAGGATTACTCGACACCGTTCGTCCTCTATCCGGCTGCAAATAATACAAGGAATTTGAAGCTGTTCCTGCAGGAACCGATATACTCTCGTACGATTACGACCATTCAGACGGTACTGATGTCATCGGAGCTGGCCAGTGCCATGGGGCATCTGCATACGCACGGAGTCATTCACAAGGACATTGCGGCCAGGAACTGTGT AATTGATGACCAGCTGAGGGTTAAACTGACAGACAGTTCACTGACGCGTGACCTCTTCCCTGGTGACTATCATTGTCTGGGCGATAGCGAGAATCGTCCTGTGAAATGGATGTCGCCCGAGGCTTTAGCAAAGAAACAATATTCGGAGGCTAGCGATGTCTGGTCGTTCGGGGTGCTGATGTGGGAGATGTGCACGTTTGCTAAACAACCATATGCCGAAGTCGATCCATTCGAGATGGAGCACTATTTAAAGGATGGATATCGATTGGCGCAGCCTTTTAATTGCCCAGATGAATT GTTTACCATAATGGCCTACTGTTGGGCACAACCAACTACAGAACGTCCATCATTTGTACAATTGCAGCTTTGTCTTTCTGACTTCCATACTCAAATAACACGTTACGtctaa